In the genome of Helicobacter ganmani, the window ACATTTTGGAATCATAGGATTTATCAATATGAAAGGTGCGATAAAAACTTTCTAAATCTCCAAAATCACTTAATAATCCAAGCCTTTCTAGCTTGTCTAAAACTTCGCGTGTGCAATCCGTTTCTTTTGGCCACTCACGCATATAATCATCACACAAGCCCTTATCGCACGCATCAAGCAATAAAGTTTTACCAATGATTTTTATATCACGTTTTGCGTCTGTATTATTCACCACGCGCCAAAGCAACATATAAAGATTTTCCAAATCGTTTTTAGCAAAATCCACAATCACCACAATACGCAAAAATCTTTGTAGAGATTCTATATCTGCAGAGGGTAGGCTCTCCAAATTTGCTTGCTCTAGTGCCAAAAATGCTTTTTTAAGACTTTCTTTTTTGTCTATTCCAACCAATACAATAGGATTCCTTGTGTCCTGATAAATTTGTCGCACACATTTCACTTCTCCGCTAACACGCAAAATTTCGCTCAATATTTTATATAATTGCTCCTCACTTGCAAATTCCAATGTACTTTCTATTTCGTCCTCACGAGTACAATCTAAGCCCAATTTTCCACCTTGAGCAAAACTAGGCGAAGCGTGGTCTAGCGCATCACATACTCCCTCACTCATTAGGCAATTCTGCACTGAAAAACGATTGAGAATATAAGGAATAATCTCTGCACTTTGCAAACTTGGCGCATTTTCTCCTACAAAAATCGCGTGTTTGACAAAACTCATCTGCCCCACACCCCAAAATGCGTGCATACTCTGCTGGGCAATATGGGGAAAACGCGCTTTGATTTTAGCCAAAATCAGATTATGAAACACGCCATTTTCAGGCATATAATAGTCTATCAAATTGGGGGTTGTGGTTTGCAAAAGAGGCAAAAAGATTCGCTCTGTGGGAAATCCTAAATATTTATCCTCCAAAGGTGGCTTACCGACAACCGTCGCAAGATAAATAGGATTTTTCTTGTGCGTGATTGCACTCACTTCTAACACCGGATAAGGTTCAATGGGGGTATAGAATCCCGTATGGTCGCCAAATCTCCCCTCCTCACGCATTGCACTAGGCTCAACAAATCCTTCAATCACAAAATCCGCATCATAAGGCACGCAAAGCTCATTGCTAACGCAACGTACCATTTTTGCACGGTTTTTGCGGATAAATCCATACAGCATTAATTCAAATAAGCCATAAGGCAAAGGTGCAGTAGCGCACCAAGTATAGAGAGGATCGCCACCAATTGCGATGCTCACAGGCATTTTTTTGTTTGCTTTATGGTATTCCTCTAACAAACTCACGCTATCCTTATGCACTTGCCAATGCAATCCTAGATGATTTTTATCATACACCTGCAAACGATACATACCAAGATTCCTCACACTACCATCTAAACTCTGTGTATAACATTGCCCCATTGTGATAAATCTCCCCCCATCTTCACTCCAAGTTTTAAGAATCGGGATTGTGCTTAAATCTACTTCCGCCCCCCTTGAAATAACTTCTTGGCACAAGCCCTTTTCTTTGATAGTTTTAGGAGCTAAAAAGCGCAAATTCAACATTTTTGGGGCAATTTTCAAAGCTTCTTTTAAGGATTTTGGGGGCTTAAGCTTGATAAGTTCTGCTACCTCTTGTGCGATTCCTTGCGTATCGCCTACAAGCAACTGCACACGAGAAAAACTGCCAAAAAGATTCATTAGCACAGGGGTTTCATAGCTAATCTGCCGCGCCCTATCCACAGGATTAGTAAAAAGCAGAGCTTTGGAATTTTTATGTTTCACTTCCAAATATGCCAAATGCGGAATCTCTAGCTCTACATCTAAGGGCTCTGTGATGATTTTTAGCTCATTATGTGCTTTAAGTAAATCTATCGTTTGTCGCATAGTTCTCCTTGATTGCGCCTCTCTCTATTGAAGTTTTGGATAAATTATACCTTATATTTCCCCCCCAAGCAAGTTTTTAAATGTGTGTGGCAAGAGTCCTCACAAAAAGTCTTAAAGGATTGTAATTTTAGCCTTACGATTCGTAATTCA includes:
- a CDS encoding menaquinone biosynthesis decarboxylase, with translation MRQTIDLLKAHNELKIITEPLDVELEIPHLAYLEVKHKNSKALLFTNPVDRARQISYETPVLMNLFGSFSRVQLLVGDTQGIAQEVAELIKLKPPKSLKEALKIAPKMLNLRFLAPKTIKEKGLCQEVISRGAEVDLSTIPILKTWSEDGGRFITMGQCYTQSLDGSVRNLGMYRLQVYDKNHLGLHWQVHKDSVSLLEEYHKANKKMPVSIAIGGDPLYTWCATAPLPYGLFELMLYGFIRKNRAKMVRCVSNELCVPYDADFVIEGFVEPSAMREEGRFGDHTGFYTPIEPYPVLEVSAITHKKNPIYLATVVGKPPLEDKYLGFPTERIFLPLLQTTTPNLIDYYMPENGVFHNLILAKIKARFPHIAQQSMHAFWGVGQMSFVKHAIFVGENAPSLQSAEIIPYILNRFSVQNCLMSEGVCDALDHASPSFAQGGKLGLDCTREDEIESTLEFASEEQLYKILSEILRVSGEVKCVRQIYQDTRNPIVLVGIDKKESLKKAFLALEQANLESLPSADIESLQRFLRIVVIVDFAKNDLENLYMLLWRVVNNTDAKRDIKIIGKTLLLDACDKGLCDDYMREWPKETDCTREVLDKLERLGLLSDFGDLESFYRTFHIDKSYDSKM